The Cardiobacteriaceae bacterium TAE3-ERU3 nucleotide sequence AAATGTTATTGATATTTAGGCAGCTATCTGATAATTATGCTGCATGGGCAGCCTCATCGCGCCATAATAGGGGCAGCAGTTCAATTCAGGGAGAAAAGGGAGAGGTAGATGGTAAAGGAAACGTTTTACGACGTACTTGGCGTCCCCCAAGATGCCAGTGATGCCGAGATTAAAAAGGCCTATCGTAAGCTGGTCAGAAAATATCACCCCGACGTGAGTAAAGACCCTAACGCCGACGAGATGACCAGTAAAATCAACCAAGCATACAATACGCTCAAAAATAAGGATAAGCGCGCAGAATACGATGAAATGCTGCGTAACCCATTTGCAGGTCAGCAGCACAGCGGTAGCGGGCATCATCAGCAAGGCTTCGAAGACTTTGACTTCAGCCAATTCACCAATCAACACGGTGGTCATCAATTCCGCCGCGAAGACTTTGGCCAAGACGGCGTCTTTGGAGGTGGTGATTTCCGCTTTGACGATATTTTTTCCGCATTTGGTCAGGGGCGGCAATCACATCGATCACATGGTCCAACCAAAGGTGAAGATCAGCATGCAGAATTAAGCATTGATATAGCAGCAGCCTACCATGGCGCAAAACGCAGCCTAACTCTAAATATGCCGACCTACGATGCCAACGGCCGAATGACACAAACGCAAAAAACCCTAAATGTCACCATTCCCAAAGGCATCAGTGAGGGTCAGCAAATCCGACTCGCCGGGCAAGGTTTACCGGGCATCGATGGTGGCAATGCTGGTGATTTATTCCTGAAGATCCGCTTTCATGAAAGTGAACGGCTTTACGTCGAGAATGGCAAGGATGTGCATACCGTGCTCGATATCATGCCTTGGCAAGCAGCACTCAATGACAAAGTGACCGTCGATACACCAGATGGCAAGTTAGCAGTTAAATTGCCGACCGGTACCAAGCAAGGTCAAAAAATTCGCCTGAAAGATAAGGGCATTCCGGCAAAAACACCCGGCAATTTGTATATCCACATCAACATCACCATGCCGAAAGTCAGTAGCGAGGCTGACAAAGCCGCTTGGCAAGCACTTGCAGCGCACTATGGTTATGAAGGAGACAAACAATGAATCACCCCACTAATCAGGACATTTACCTCACATTTAGCGAAGTCATCACCACTTGCAACTGCGAGCCGGAGTGGTTAATCAGTTTGGTAGAAGAATCGGCAATCAGTGTTGAAGGCGAGCCACAGCAAGCGCAATACAGCGGTTACCAACTTGCGCAAATTCGCCGTGCATTACGCATTCGCCGCGACTTTGAAGCCAGCGCTCCAGCGACTGCCCTGATCCTTGAGCTCCTCGAGGA carries:
- a CDS encoding DnaJ domain-containing protein, translating into MVKETFYDVLGVPQDASDAEIKKAYRKLVRKYHPDVSKDPNADEMTSKINQAYNTLKNKDKRAEYDEMLRNPFAGQQHSGSGHHQQGFEDFDFSQFTNQHGGHQFRREDFGQDGVFGGGDFRFDDIFSAFGQGRQSHRSHGPTKGEDQHAELSIDIAAAYHGAKRSLTLNMPTYDANGRMTQTQKTLNVTIPKGISEGQQIRLAGQGLPGIDGGNAGDLFLKIRFHESERLYVENGKDVHTVLDIMPWQAALNDKVTVDTPDGKLAVKLPTGTKQGQKIRLKDKGIPAKTPGNLYIHINITMPKVSSEADKAAWQALAAHYGYEGDKQ
- a CDS encoding chaperone modulator CbpM, which codes for MNHPTNQDIYLTFSEVITTCNCEPEWLISLVEESAISVEGEPQQAQYSGYQLAQIRRALRIRRDFEASAPATALILELLEELQHLRRLKR